The sequence CAGCTGCAAAATCCTTACTCTATGGATGCCATGATGTGGCCTTTGCTTCCTATGGAGAGCATTGGAGACAAGCCAAAAAATTGTGTGTTTTGGAGCTTTTGAGTCCAAATAGAGTTGagtatttccaatatattagaGACGAAGAAGTTGGAAAGCTCGTGGAAAGGATTGGTGGTGAGTCGTCTGGTGTGATCAATCTCAACCAACTTCTGGTATCAACTTCAAACCATATAGTGGGGAGATGTGTTTTGGGTGAGAAATTTAAGGAAGAAAATGATGGGTTTGGTGAAGTTACAAGGAAGGCCATGGTGCTTTTAACAAGGTTTTGTGTTGGGGATGCTTTTCCTTGGTTTGGATGGATTGATGCGTTGAGAGGATTTCGTGCAGAACTCAAAGCTTGTTTTGAAACATTGGATAAGCTTTTTGAGAAAGTGATTGAAGAACGTAGGGAAAAATTGAAGATGGGTGATGATAATAATGGATTTTATGATGAAAAGGATTTTGTGGGGATTATGCTCAAATTGCAACAACAAGATGCTCTTCATTATCATTTCACTATGGAAGATATCAAAGCAATTTTACtggttttgtttctttttctctcttacaTGCTGACCATTATTTATTTACAATCAATTATTAGGTATAACATCAGTTTAAGAAATTCATCTTTGTGTAGACTATTCTTTTCtaaaaatggtttaaaatatACCTAAAAATCTATTATGCCTATCAACCAAATTATTCTTTACATAAACAGAAATTTGTGTTATAATAAATACGTAAATAACTCTACCATTTTTTCTTGTATAACTTGAAAGGAAAGCATGTACAACACTGTTCACTTAAATTTTGCTTCATAGTTATAATAGGTACCAATTttagaataataattaagtatataataacGATTTAAAAAAGTTGTAAATATAGCCAAATTTATTAGTGATAAACTTTTATCGTCGATAAATTTTATGATATATCACATCCGTGATAAACCaatatttgcaacatttatCTATATTAATAAACTTtaacatattttgttatattttgatttttttaaaaaaatattttatatatgataatattttgaatataatttgtATATTTGCAAATAACATAATGGAACTCTTTGTATGCGAGATAAACGTTCGCATCAAGAAAAGCATATAATCATCTCAAGACTAATTAATTAAGATGGAACCTTCTTTATGGAGAAAATTTTCTTAGTATAGtagaaaaattaatttcaatacCCTCTTCCCTTATAATTTATACTTAGCCTTACTATTAATAACAATTTCTCTGCTTTTTAGTATTTTTAtcgaatataataaaatgaacaaAGAATAATATTTACCAACACAACAAAATATCATGGTTAATTAGTGATTGATATTAATAGACACTCGTAAGCTAGTATAAATACATCGATGGTTTTCGCCATTTacaataattatcttttttacTAACAATTTTCTCTCTCATATTTAGTTTCTATCCTTTCATGGCCTCTCTCATCTTTTGATTATTTTTCAACTCTTCAATTCTTTTTAACATAAATTCACTCCCTGATTTTTtgcaacttttttttcttcttttaatttaaagaacTTCTTTCactctcatttttattttatatagcaatttttattttatgactATTATTGCAAATGCAGGATATGTTTGTAGGTGGAACGGACACGACAGCAACAGGTTTAGAATGGACAATGGCAGAGCTGATGAGAAACCCAACAATCATGAAAAAAGTTCAAGAGGAGGTCAGAACAATAGTTGGTCGAAAACCAAAGATTGAAACAATCGACATTCAAAAAATGGAGTACATGAAATGTGTTATAAGAGAATCTCTAAGGCTCCATCCTCCTCTTCCCCTCTTGCTGCCAAGAGAAACAATGGAAAGTGTCAACCTTGAAGGTTACCACATTCCACCAAAAACAACGGTTTGGATCAATGTTTGGGCAATTCAAAGAGACCCCATGATGTGGGAAAACCCAGATAAGTTCATACCAGAGAGATTCATGGAGGAAAAGAAATCAGTTGATTTCAAAGGTCATGACTTTGAGTTCATTCCATTTGGGAGTGGAAGAAGGAAGTGCATTGGAATGTCATTTGGGATTGCTTCTTTTGAATATGTATTGGCCAATCTTCTTCATTGGTTTGATTGGAAGCTTCCAGATGGGGAGTTGTTGGATATGACTGAAGAAAATGGTCTTTCTGTTTTTAAGAAACTTCCTCTCAAGCTTATCCCAATTCCATTTTCTCCCTAATTTTTTGTGTTTTCCCTTAATCATTAGGTATATTGAGTGACTGAGTGAGTGAGTATAAATAGTAATGTGTTTGTTATAGTTATGAAGTAATGAGTAGTTTGTTTATGAAGTCACAATGTGAAATATCCATGTCTGTGAAATATATATGTCTAGAAAAATTAttggtttcttcttcttcttcccaccataagtttgaattttaaattcttAAAGCAATTAACTTCTTTGTTGTGGGACTTTTAGCTCATCCTTTATGGACAGAGTagtttgatttaaataaatatacctAAGATGATTCCCTAACTCCATCATATACACAAAAtgtgatatattttttttaatatttaaagaaaaaacagaaagaaaaagaaaaaaaaaaaacgattcaAATTAGTGGAATAGAAAATCTGATGGGAAATGTACGTATGCACCAAATTTAATATTGAGAGGAAATTGATTCATCTCGTGCAATGGTTGCTTCGATATGATCCCGCACATAGACTAACGGCTCGTGAAGCTTTACGGCATCCATTCTTTACAAGGGATCCCTTGAGGAGATAGTAGGAGGATATGTTGACTCGCATTATTAACTGACTGGCATTCAAGTTTTTTACACTGTTCTACCTTCTTTTTCATGCAATTGTATAGCTGCTGGCAATGTGGGCGAGCCTGTTGATCGACGATGCGGGCTCCAAACAAAGAAGTATTTCTCTGTGATGTTGTAAATATATATGCATGCTTACTTCAAGCAGAGTTATTGCAATGGTAGCACAAGTTGCTTACAATTGCACGTGATTCCTAATGTGTGAATTGATTGTTCAGTAAGATAGTAGTACactaacttaattttttttacaacatTTGGCTGTACGGTGAATGTTGAGATACGATAGTTGACAGACGTATAATATGACACTATTGCTGAGTAGCAGGATGCGTACCTAAATTCATTTGTTTGATTAATAACTATGTGTGTACATGTTATATATTATGGTAAGTAACAAATAATTTACATCTTGTTGCCGACGCATAGAATCTTTCTTTCAATCCACAAAATGTTTTTGAAATGTTATATCAATTATGAAAAGAAGGGCCAAAAATGTGTTCTGAAGAGATGGGTTGCAACCAAAAACCAAACCGGTCCAGTGGATTTGTTTgggtttttcctttttttttttttaattaaattgcaCATCTAAGTTtacattggaaaaaaaaattaaaaaaatgtattagCATGGTTTTTCTAGAAAAATAGCTAGGAAGAAGATAAACAAAAAcatcaaatttcaatttatgaAGAAGTGATACTCAATTAGTAAAATGACTCCaatactaaaataaaaataaaactataacTT comes from Cucumis melo cultivar AY chromosome 12, USDA_Cmelo_AY_1.0, whole genome shotgun sequence and encodes:
- the LOC103488951 gene encoding phenylacetaldehyde oxime monooxygenase CYP71AN24-like, translating into MDPTSHKNLHQLLHQITQSPYGQSIIIHFKPISFPLIFFFLFLFFLISLKLLSTKSPEIKNLPPSPLQLPIIGNLHQFGSLPHRSLACLSEKYGPLMLLKLGRTPTLIVSSSKLAKEVMKSHDIIFSSRSQNTAAKSLLYGCHDVAFASYGEHWRQAKKLCVLELLSPNRVEYFQYIRDEEVGKLVERIGGESSGVINLNQLLVSTSNHIVGRCVLGEKFKEENDGFGEVTRKAMVLLTRFCVGDAFPWFGWIDALRGFRAELKACFETLDKLFEKVIEERREKLKMGDDNNGFYDEKDFVGIMLKLQQQDALHYHFTMEDIKAILLDMFVGGTDTTATGLEWTMAELMRNPTIMKKVQEEVRTIVGRKPKIETIDIQKMEYMKCVIRESLRLHPPLPLLLPRETMESVNLEGYHIPPKTTVWINVWAIQRDPMMWENPDKFIPERFMEEKKSVDFKGHDFEFIPFGSGRRKCIGMSFGIASFEYVLANLLHWFDWKLPDGELLDMTEENGLSVFKKLPLKLIPIPFSP